From Xylanibacter oryzae DSM 17970, a single genomic window includes:
- a CDS encoding SGNH/GDSL hydrolase family protein, protein MLCIGGLFAQAQIRQFADFSKMNFGCDGNSITAGNQWSKTVVDLLAFATHHNVAVGSATWACHPDTQDYGSAGFAGISNGWQPTEDKVELQKRHNNVSKVHIQKFISEVDNGTYPEPDVFVFSMGTNDTNLGSATEALEGKTLDSVDVKTMAGGARWSIQTILQRFPKCRVFLCTPIQTGDVEHNKINLKKIEILREICRALSVQVIDCYSNSGITEKFEQSKGHGRYLRDGLHPETEGQQLMGRYIAKEIRNNFF, encoded by the coding sequence ATGTTATGCATCGGGGGGTTGTTTGCTCAAGCACAAATAAGGCAATTTGCGGATTTTAGTAAAATGAATTTCGGATGTGATGGTAATAGCATAACAGCCGGTAACCAATGGTCTAAAACGGTTGTAGATTTATTGGCATTTGCCACTCATCACAATGTGGCGGTAGGTTCAGCTACATGGGCTTGTCATCCGGATACTCAAGATTATGGGAGTGCCGGTTTTGCAGGTATATCTAATGGATGGCAACCTACAGAAGACAAAGTGGAACTGCAAAAACGTCATAATAATGTGTCTAAAGTGCATATACAGAAATTTATCTCAGAGGTTGATAATGGAACATATCCGGAACCGGATGTTTTCGTCTTTTCGATGGGAACCAATGATACTAATTTGGGAAGTGCCACAGAAGCTTTGGAGGGGAAGACCTTAGATAGTGTAGATGTGAAGACAATGGCAGGTGGAGCTCGTTGGTCCATTCAGACAATTTTGCAACGTTTCCCTAAATGTCGCGTTTTTCTTTGCACACCAATACAAACAGGTGATGTAGAACACAATAAGATAAATTTGAAAAAGATAGAAATTCTACGGGAAATATGCCGTGCTTTATCAGTGCAAGTGATAGATTGTTATTCAAATTCCGGCATTACTGAGAAATTTGAGCAGTCTAAAGGCCATGGCCGATATTTAAGGGATGGATTACATCCCGAAACAGAGGGCCAGCAACTTATGGGAAGATATATCGCAAAAGAAATACGTAATAATTTCTTTTGA
- a CDS encoding DUF2971 domain-containing protein, with amino-acid sequence MDNETIFKNAIEDYVQDESKLSLFEKIKDIDSWVSHYIKADIYYIKKDYKHALVEINKSLDQINKFKIELKDPNTALEKFMNGEKLCIYNINNEKLLSNFYFLAGELFARKGEEKKSLECYQKYQFYLKTKSSFSDKKSIIVYSFRRFNEYTLADLINKEITVCHPSEMNDPFDTLVFEWNRNLLNICTEKTHIEPFKESFDYYKIRSFVANLETMDVDDNIVSKILMWSHYADSHKGLCLRYRLSKSFFESFNDKKLISQCLRKISYEQNNISVNLTKIGTTLAYATKSHVWEKEDEVRLIYYNPDVSSHFYGVPLDSESCVEAVYFGIKMEEKNKRTIRNTLRRKKVKYYDMKNDPDNVFNIRPILLK; translated from the coding sequence ATGGACAATGAAACTATTTTTAAGAATGCAATAGAAGACTACGTTCAAGATGAATCAAAATTAAGTTTATTTGAAAAAATAAAAGATATAGATTCTTGGGTGTCTCATTATATTAAAGCTGATATTTATTATATTAAAAAGGATTATAAACATGCTCTCGTTGAAATTAATAAATCCCTAGATCAAATTAATAAATTCAAAATAGAATTGAAAGATCCAAATACAGCTTTAGAAAAATTCATGAATGGGGAAAAATTATGTATATATAATATAAATAATGAAAAATTATTATCTAATTTTTATTTCCTTGCTGGTGAGTTGTTCGCAAGAAAAGGAGAAGAAAAAAAATCATTAGAATGCTATCAGAAATATCAGTTTTATTTAAAAACAAAATCAAGTTTTTCTGATAAAAAGTCCATTATTGTTTATTCTTTCAGAAGATTTAATGAATATACATTGGCTGACCTAATAAATAAAGAAATAACTGTATGTCATCCTTCAGAAATGAATGACCCCTTTGATACATTAGTTTTTGAATGGAATAGGAATTTACTGAATATTTGTACCGAAAAAACACATATAGAACCATTCAAAGAATCTTTTGATTATTACAAAATACGCAGTTTTGTTGCCAATCTGGAAACGATGGACGTTGATGACAACATCGTTAGCAAGATATTAATGTGGTCGCATTATGCAGATTCTCATAAAGGTCTATGTCTGAGATATCGATTATCAAAATCTTTCTTTGAAAGCTTCAACGATAAGAAACTGATAAGTCAATGCTTAAGAAAAATTAGCTATGAGCAGAATAATATATCTGTGAATTTAACTAAAATCGGTACAACTCTTGCCTATGCAACAAAATCCCACGTGTGGGAAAAAGAAGATGAGGTAAGACTGATTTACTATAATCCAGATGTCTCTAGCCATTTTTATGGAGTTCCATTAGATTCTGAATCATGTGTAGAAGCTGTGTATTTTGGGATTAAAATGGAAGAAAAGAATAAGAGAACAATAAGGAATACTCTTCGTCGTAAAAAAGTAAAGTATTACGACATGAAAAACGATCCGGATAATGTTTTTAACATAAGGCCTATATTATTAAAATAG
- a CDS encoding helicase-related protein, protein MARIYDNIEAKFTEGLQGIITNAGVKRVDFCVGYFNLRGWNLIVNQIDTIPGDYVYEQDDKEFRICRLLIGMHRPNDELVRKLYSGKQQLPDADYVNQCKLEIAREFKKQLLLGLPTKNDEWTLRRLSAQMKDKKVCVKLYLKEPLHAKLYLAHRPDDNFNKIQAIMGSSNLTYSGLTKQGELNAEFGDSDNAEKLSNWFDNRWNDNFCIDITTQLIDAIDNSWAGENTIPPYYIYLKTVYFLSQEARSGIKEFTLTPEFRKDLFEFQQNAVKIAAKHLNNEKRGGAMIGDVVGLGKTITACAIAKIYEMTFASSTLIICPAGLQDMWKKYVKKYDLKADIMSMQKPIDVDSSRYYRLIIVDESHNLRNENGKRYRNIKDLINHQDSKVLLLTATPYNKDFSDLASQLKLFISEDQDLGIRPEAYIRSLGGDHQFAQKHSDVFIRSIKAFEYSPFVDDWSELMKMFLVRRTRSFIKDNFAKTDENDGRKYLLFPDGSRSYFPERIPCALKFKTETNDQYSRLYSEEMVSIMDSLKLPRYGLINYLDKVKAENAPNHEKQLIENLSRAGQRMMGFCKSTFFKRIDSSGFSFLLTLYRHILRNAVYIYAIDNKLPLPVGDENSIPEDFYEDEDINQTVFGKDSDQDNIVNNSDFITVSEDINTYMREAKKYYELITQKNNVAWIDSKNFKRTLKSQLKNDCDTIIRMINLCGAWNPDTDQKLAKLLYLINSKHHDDKIIIFTQYSDTANYIYRQLEKHNVSNIDVATGSSSNTTSIVEKFSPASNEKADIPAEEQTRVLIATDVLSEGQNLQDSHIIVNYDLPWAIIRLIQRAGRVDRIGQKSQKINCYSFFPADGVEEIIKLRKRLNERINQAADIVGSDEVFFEGNEKNLRDMYNEKSGVLEDEDDNDVDLASQAYQIWKNAIDANPDLQRIIPNLSDIIYSTKQSNGSINDGVITYIRTHSGFDLLSWYNSKGEMISQSQKKILQAMACSINEPALPPQANHFDLVNKAVENVKDENTYVGGVLGSRFSTKYRIVTLLENYYARPTTLFFTEDNRQMLKYAIDDIYNYPFFESTKFILGRMLRTSSAEDIVEYVMEMRKNGNLCHIDEDTNTAKEPKIICSMGLKTE, encoded by the coding sequence ATGGCAAGAATTTACGATAATATAGAAGCTAAATTCACTGAAGGATTACAGGGAATAATCACAAATGCAGGTGTGAAACGTGTTGACTTCTGTGTCGGATATTTTAATTTAAGAGGCTGGAATCTGATCGTTAATCAGATAGACACAATCCCCGGCGATTATGTTTACGAACAAGATGATAAAGAGTTCAGAATATGTCGTCTACTTATTGGAATGCACAGACCCAATGACGAATTGGTGAGAAAATTATATTCAGGTAAACAGCAATTGCCGGATGCTGATTATGTGAATCAGTGTAAACTGGAAATTGCCCGTGAGTTCAAGAAACAATTGCTCTTGGGTTTACCTACCAAAAATGACGAGTGGACATTAAGAAGACTTTCCGCACAGATGAAAGATAAGAAGGTATGCGTGAAACTCTATCTCAAAGAACCACTTCATGCCAAGCTGTATCTTGCACATCGCCCTGATGATAACTTCAATAAGATACAAGCCATCATGGGTAGCAGTAATCTTACCTATAGCGGTTTGACCAAGCAGGGTGAACTCAATGCCGAATTTGGTGACAGCGATAATGCAGAGAAACTTTCCAATTGGTTTGATAACCGTTGGAATGATAACTTTTGCATTGACATTACCACTCAACTGATTGATGCCATAGACAACAGTTGGGCCGGTGAAAACACAATCCCTCCCTATTATATTTATCTTAAAACAGTATATTTTCTCAGTCAGGAAGCACGCTCCGGTATCAAAGAGTTCACACTTACACCTGAATTCCGTAAAGACCTTTTTGAATTTCAACAGAATGCGGTGAAAATAGCTGCCAAGCATCTTAATAACGAGAAGCGTGGCGGAGCAATGATAGGAGATGTTGTCGGACTTGGCAAGACCATCACCGCCTGTGCCATCGCCAAGATTTACGAAATGACATTTGCAAGTAGCACACTTATCATCTGTCCTGCAGGATTACAGGATATGTGGAAGAAATATGTGAAGAAATATGACCTCAAGGCAGATATCATGTCAATGCAGAAGCCCATTGACGTTGACAGTTCCAGATATTACAGATTGATCATCGTGGATGAAAGTCATAACCTACGCAATGAGAATGGCAAGAGATACCGTAACATCAAGGATCTTATCAATCATCAGGACAGCAAGGTTTTGCTACTTACAGCCACTCCTTATAATAAAGACTTTTCAGATCTGGCAAGTCAGTTGAAATTATTTATCAGCGAAGATCAGGACTTAGGTATACGCCCGGAGGCATATATCCGCAGTCTTGGCGGTGACCATCAATTTGCACAAAAGCACAGTGATGTTTTTATACGTAGCATTAAAGCTTTTGAATATAGTCCTTTTGTTGATGACTGGAGTGAATTGATGAAAATGTTCCTTGTTAGAAGAACACGTTCGTTCATCAAAGATAATTTTGCCAAAACAGATGAGAATGACGGTCGTAAATATTTACTGTTTCCTGACGGCTCACGTTCATACTTTCCGGAGCGCATTCCGTGCGCATTGAAATTCAAGACAGAGACTAACGATCAGTATAGTCGTTTGTATTCTGAAGAGATGGTCAGCATCATGGATTCACTGAAACTTCCACGCTACGGATTGATTAATTACCTTGATAAGGTAAAGGCAGAAAATGCCCCAAACCATGAAAAACAACTGATAGAAAACTTGTCACGTGCAGGGCAACGCATGATGGGATTCTGCAAAAGCACCTTCTTCAAGCGTATAGACAGTAGCGGTTTCTCATTCTTGCTTACCCTATATCGTCATATTTTGCGTAATGCTGTCTACATTTATGCCATTGATAACAAACTACCCCTGCCTGTAGGAGATGAAAACAGTATTCCTGAAGACTTCTATGAGGATGAGGACATCAATCAAACTGTATTTGGAAAAGACTCAGATCAAGATAATATAGTAAACAATAGCGATTTTATCACCGTTTCTGAAGACATAAACACATATATGCGTGAAGCAAAAAAATATTATGAACTTATAACGCAGAAAAATAATGTGGCATGGATAGATTCCAAAAACTTCAAGCGCACATTAAAATCCCAGCTTAAAAACGATTGCGATACCATAATAAGGATGATTAACCTGTGTGGGGCATGGAATCCGGATACTGATCAAAAGTTGGCCAAACTGCTATATCTGATTAATAGCAAACATCACGATGACAAGATTATCATATTCACGCAATATTCAGATACAGCCAACTATATTTACAGACAGCTGGAAAAACACAATGTCAGTAATATTGACGTTGCCACCGGAAGCAGTAGTAATACGACCTCGATCGTAGAGAAATTCTCACCTGCAAGTAATGAAAAGGCAGATATACCGGCAGAAGAGCAGACACGCGTATTGATAGCGACAGATGTGCTCAGTGAAGGTCAGAATCTTCAAGACTCCCATATCATCGTAAATTATGACTTGCCTTGGGCTATAATCCGCCTTATTCAGCGTGCCGGTCGTGTAGACCGTATCGGTCAGAAGTCGCAAAAGATTAACTGCTATTCATTCTTTCCGGCCGACGGCGTGGAAGAAATCATTAAGTTGCGTAAGCGCTTGAACGAACGAATCAATCAGGCTGCTGATATTGTGGGTAGTGATGAGGTGTTCTTCGAGGGCAATGAGAAGAACCTGCGCGATATGTACAATGAGAAAAGCGGAGTCCTTGAAGATGAAGATGACAACGATGTTGATTTGGCATCACAAGCCTACCAGATATGGAAGAATGCCATAGACGCAAACCCTGACTTGCAACGAATTATACCCAACCTCAGTGACATTATCTACTCCACTAAACAGAGCAACGGCTCTATCAACGATGGAGTCATCACCTATATCCGCACCCATAGTGGCTTTGACCTTTTGTCGTGGTATAATTCCAAAGGCGAGATGATCAGTCAGTCTCAAAAGAAAATACTTCAGGCAATGGCTTGCTCCATCAATGAGCCTGCACTTCCGCCTCAAGCCAATCATTTTGACTTAGTCAACAAGGCTGTTGAAAATGTGAAGGATGAGAATACGTATGTGGGTGGCGTTTTAGGTAGTCGCTTTAGCACCAAATACAGGATTGTGACCCTGCTTGAAAACTATTATGCCCGTCCGACCACCTTGTTTTTCACCGAAGATAATCGACAGATGCTTAAATATGCCATCGACGATATTTACAATTACCCATTCTTTGAGAGCACCAAGTTTATTCTTGGGCGTATGCTCCGCACAAGCTCTGCCGAAGATATTGTAGAATATGTTATGGAGATGCGCAAAAACGGCAACTTATGCCATATAGACGAAGACACCAACACAGCCAAAGAGCCAAAGATCATATGCTCAATGGGATTAAAAACAGAATAA
- a CDS encoding transglycosylase domain-containing protein, producing the protein MRKAFVHCLWGLLVVVCLMLVIAFTAITEGWIGYMPPVDQLQNPINRFATQVYSSDGKVMGTWNFNRENRICVDYTNLSPYLVQALVATEDSRFYDHSGVDFYALGRALVKRGIMGQRSAGGGSTLTQQLAKQLYSGVASSTMERLLQKPIEWVIAVKLERNYTKEEIIAMYLNYFDFLHNAVGIKTAANTYFNKEPKDLSIIESATLIGLCKNPSFFNPVRYPERCKERRNVVLAQMFKSGYISSGQLESLSAESLKLNFRRIDHKDGIAVYFRDFLRRYMMAKKPQKGDYPSWNKSKYIEDSTLWDLDPLYGWCNKNFKKDGSPYNVYTDGLKVFTTIDSRMQNYAEDALYKHVARYLQPNFFAENRRKPNAPFTDALNKDQVRSILLKSMKQCDRYRAMKAQGASETEIKRAFNRPTDMTVFTYHGDIDTVMTPMDSIRYYKSFLRAAFMSMDPKTGAVKAYAGGLDFAHFQYDMVTGGRRQVGSTIKPFLYALAMENGFSPCDLAPNVQRTYMVAGAPWTPRNASHNRYGQMVTLKWGIAQSNNWISAYLMSKLNPSALVQLIHEFGVANPNIHPSMSLCLGTCDISLAEMVSAYSAFANHGIRCAPMFVSKIEDNEGNVITQFQPKMNEVISEESADKMLVLLKAVIDEGTGRRIRSKFNIQCEMGGKTGTTNRNSDAWFIGFTPTLVNGCWVGGEDRDIHFDNMQMGQGASMALPIWAYYMQRVFADPRLGYSPKAIFDLPDNFNPCASEDTAAEDNGIDEIYE; encoded by the coding sequence ATGAGAAAGGCTTTTGTACATTGCTTATGGGGACTACTGGTTGTTGTTTGCTTGATGCTTGTTATTGCATTCACAGCTATTACAGAGGGATGGATCGGATATATGCCACCCGTAGATCAATTGCAAAATCCTATAAACCGTTTTGCAACACAGGTGTACTCTTCTGATGGGAAGGTTATGGGCACTTGGAATTTTAATAGAGAGAATCGCATATGCGTTGATTATACCAATTTGTCGCCTTATCTTGTACAGGCATTAGTAGCTACTGAGGATTCCCGATTTTATGATCATTCCGGCGTAGATTTTTATGCTTTGGGACGAGCATTGGTTAAACGTGGTATTATGGGGCAAAGAAGTGCCGGTGGAGGTTCTACTCTTACACAGCAGTTGGCAAAACAGCTTTATTCGGGAGTCGCTTCCAGTACGATGGAGAGATTGCTTCAGAAACCTATCGAATGGGTAATTGCGGTAAAGTTAGAGCGCAATTATACCAAAGAGGAAATTATTGCAATGTACCTCAATTACTTTGATTTTCTTCATAATGCAGTTGGTATAAAGACAGCTGCTAATACATACTTTAATAAAGAACCCAAAGATCTTTCAATCATTGAGTCGGCTACGCTTATAGGATTATGCAAAAATCCTTCATTCTTTAACCCTGTGCGTTATCCTGAAAGATGCAAAGAAAGACGAAATGTAGTCCTGGCTCAGATGTTTAAGTCAGGGTATATCTCTTCCGGTCAATTAGAATCATTATCTGCTGAATCACTAAAATTGAATTTTAGGAGAATTGACCATAAAGATGGTATTGCAGTATATTTTCGTGATTTCTTAAGAAGGTATATGATGGCTAAGAAACCACAAAAGGGTGATTATCCTAGTTGGAATAAAAGCAAATATATTGAAGATTCAACGCTTTGGGATTTAGACCCTTTGTATGGTTGGTGCAACAAAAATTTTAAGAAAGACGGATCTCCATATAATGTATATACTGACGGTCTGAAGGTATTTACTACTATTGACTCGCGTATGCAGAATTATGCAGAAGATGCTTTGTATAAGCATGTAGCTAGATATTTGCAACCTAATTTCTTCGCCGAAAATAGAAGAAAGCCTAATGCTCCATTTACAGACGCACTTAACAAAGACCAAGTACGATCTATACTGCTAAAGTCTATGAAACAATGTGATAGATATAGAGCGATGAAGGCACAGGGAGCCTCTGAAACAGAAATAAAAAGAGCTTTTAATAGACCTACAGATATGACCGTATTTACTTATCATGGAGATATAGATACTGTTATGACGCCTATGGATTCTATCAGATACTACAAGTCTTTCTTGAGGGCTGCTTTTATGAGTATGGATCCTAAAACAGGTGCTGTTAAAGCTTATGCCGGAGGACTTGATTTTGCGCATTTCCAATATGATATGGTTACCGGTGGTCGTAGACAGGTCGGCTCTACTATCAAACCGTTCTTATATGCACTTGCTATGGAAAATGGTTTTTCTCCGTGTGATCTTGCGCCCAATGTACAGCGTACATATATGGTAGCCGGTGCACCATGGACACCTAGAAATGCCAGTCATAATCGTTATGGACAGATGGTAACTCTTAAATGGGGAATAGCCCAGTCAAACAACTGGATATCTGCTTATCTTATGAGTAAATTAAATCCTTCTGCTCTTGTCCAACTGATACACGAATTTGGCGTAGCCAATCCTAATATACATCCTTCTATGTCTCTTTGCTTGGGTACATGTGATATCTCTTTAGCCGAGATGGTTAGTGCTTATTCTGCTTTTGCAAATCATGGAATAAGGTGTGCTCCAATGTTTGTCTCAAAGATTGAAGATAACGAAGGTAACGTTATCACACAGTTCCAGCCAAAAATGAATGAGGTAATAAGTGAAGAGAGTGCAGATAAAATGCTTGTACTTCTGAAGGCTGTTATAGACGAAGGAACAGGTAGGCGTATACGTTCTAAATTCAATATACAATGTGAGATGGGAGGCAAAACCGGTACCACAAACCGAAATTCAGATGCATGGTTTATAGGATTTACTCCAACACTTGTAAATGGTTGTTGGGTAGGTGGTGAAGATCGAGATATCCATTTTGATAATATGCAGATGGGGCAGGGTGCGTCAATGGCGCTACCTATCTGGGCATATTATATGCAGAGAGTCTTTGCTGATCCCCGACTCGGTTATTCACCGAAGGCTATCTTTGATTTGCCTGATAATTTCAATCCGTGTGCATCTGAAGATACAGCAGCAGAAGATAATGGCATAGATGAAATTTATGAGTAG
- a CDS encoding Eco57I restriction-modification methylase domain-containing protein, whose protein sequence is MNRKSFNQYIRESNFQELFITEMGWNNPKGQTQLPSITVDETEYGFNIIAEKNGFQIILCHVANIPNATICKKIDIKLRRSAFDYICIYIVPDSEHHQWVAPIKKVDKRDLVTIEYETADKADFLFSKIEDLSFGLEETPTIVDVKERIQRAFYVNSEKITKDFYAGFKKEHNAFADFISGIECNNADQMKKDKQWYTSVMLNRLMFCYFIQKKGFLDGDTDYLPRKLRKVQQQEGEGTFFTSFYKGFLCQLFHGGLNAPKHSDEFENIYGRIPYLNGGMFDEHQLEKQYADLDIDDKAFERLFDFFDKWHWHLDTRITASGKDINPDVLGYIFEQYINDRAAMGAYYTKEDITEYIGKNCIIPFLMDETAKKSPQDFKPNGYVWTSLRDSGDRYIYDAVKKGYPLMDKIPEEIAVGIDTTKPDLIERRSHWNEKTPEQFALPTEIWRETIERLQRCDDVLHKITGGEITQINDFITYNLDIRQFAYDLLANTQGHLFVKHFYAALQHVSILDPTCGSGAFLFAAMNILEPLYEVCIDRMQEFHEQNDKLFVDELGEIENKYRSNIQYFIYKSIILRNLYGVDIMVEATEIAKLRLFLKMVAVVEVDKHADNLGLDPLPDIDFNIRCGNTLVGYATEEELNKDLTYGDIFANKEFKSKIEEGMEKVAMTYEHFKELQLIQDEDIVSFKQAKSELRKRLEELNDTLNHKQFLASIGNADADYDKWLKDYQPFNWLAEFYQIINGNKGFDIIIGNPPYVEYSKVKKQYSINNYKTESSGNLYGFIIERCNSIIGHNAYFSMIVPISMTCTQRMSIVQNILLSKKVWLSNYSERPSKLFTGADVALTIFIAYNNGKGLFNTGFTKWKSESRNILFKNVNYNFVDLCPRPYIEPKISCNIENTILKKINYKMVLGESFINSQTDYCLYYRIGGGRYWKIFTSFSPKFILNETNSISSRENHLYFSNYTKLNAAIAILSSSFFYWFFILTTNSRDLNPSDLNNFPISIIKVNDEIIDSLKFLSEKLMSDYKIKSSFKDKTSKKTGKITYQEFYPRLSKNILDNIDIKLAQHYGFTEEELDYIINYDIKYRMGDALNNEEE, encoded by the coding sequence ATGAATAGAAAGTCATTCAACCAATATATCAGGGAATCAAATTTCCAAGAGTTGTTTATCACAGAGATGGGATGGAACAATCCCAAAGGGCAGACACAATTACCATCAATAACCGTTGATGAAACTGAATATGGGTTTAATATTATCGCAGAGAAGAATGGCTTTCAGATAATTCTATGTCATGTTGCAAATATACCGAATGCCACTATTTGCAAAAAGATCGATATAAAGTTGCGCCGTAGTGCTTTCGATTACATCTGCATCTATATTGTCCCCGACAGCGAACACCACCAGTGGGTAGCACCGATAAAGAAGGTGGATAAACGAGACCTCGTAACAATCGAATATGAAACAGCCGACAAGGCAGATTTCCTGTTTTCAAAAATCGAGGATTTGAGTTTTGGACTTGAAGAGACACCAACCATTGTTGACGTAAAAGAGCGCATACAACGTGCGTTCTATGTAAATTCAGAAAAGATAACCAAAGATTTTTATGCCGGTTTCAAGAAAGAGCACAACGCCTTTGCCGATTTCATCAGTGGCATCGAGTGCAACAATGCTGACCAGATGAAGAAAGACAAGCAATGGTACACATCCGTGATGCTCAACCGTCTGATGTTCTGTTATTTCATTCAGAAAAAAGGGTTCCTTGATGGTGATACCGACTATCTGCCCAGAAAGCTGAGAAAGGTGCAGCAGCAAGAGGGTGAAGGCACTTTCTTCACTTCATTCTACAAAGGCTTCCTCTGCCAACTGTTTCATGGTGGACTAAATGCGCCTAAACATTCTGATGAATTCGAAAACATCTACGGTCGTATACCATATCTCAATGGTGGCATGTTCGATGAACACCAGTTAGAGAAACAATATGCCGATCTTGACATTGATGATAAAGCCTTTGAACGCCTGTTTGATTTCTTCGATAAGTGGCACTGGCATCTTGATACACGTATTACGGCTTCCGGAAAAGACATTAACCCTGATGTACTGGGCTACATCTTCGAGCAGTATATCAATGACCGTGCCGCCATGGGAGCCTACTATACCAAAGAAGATATCACCGAATATATCGGCAAGAACTGCATTATTCCATTTCTTATGGATGAAACAGCCAAGAAGTCACCGCAAGACTTTAAACCGAATGGTTATGTATGGACTTCGCTAAGAGATAGTGGAGACAGGTACATCTATGACGCTGTAAAGAAAGGCTATCCACTTATGGATAAGATACCCGAAGAAATTGCTGTCGGCATAGACACAACGAAGCCTGACCTGATAGAGCGTCGCAGCCATTGGAACGAAAAGACACCGGAACAATTCGCCTTACCCACTGAGATATGGCGCGAAACGATAGAACGCCTACAGCGATGTGATGACGTACTGCACAAAATAACCGGTGGAGAAATAACACAGATCAACGATTTTATAACCTATAATCTCGACATACGCCAGTTCGCCTATGATCTGTTGGCAAACACGCAAGGCCACCTATTCGTAAAACATTTCTATGCAGCCCTGCAACACGTATCCATCCTCGATCCTACTTGTGGTTCCGGAGCCTTTTTATTTGCAGCGATGAACATACTTGAACCACTTTACGAAGTATGTATTGACCGCATGCAGGAGTTTCATGAGCAGAATGACAAACTATTCGTTGATGAACTCGGTGAGATAGAAAATAAGTATCGCAGTAATATTCAGTATTTCATCTATAAGAGCATCATTCTCCGTAATCTTTATGGAGTGGACATTATGGTCGAAGCCACTGAAATTGCAAAACTTCGCTTGTTCTTGAAGATGGTGGCTGTGGTCGAAGTTGATAAACACGCAGACAATCTGGGACTAGATCCATTACCAGATATTGATTTCAACATTCGATGTGGTAATACCCTTGTTGGTTATGCCACTGAAGAAGAGCTGAACAAAGACCTTACCTATGGAGATATTTTTGCTAATAAAGAATTCAAATCAAAAATTGAAGAAGGAATGGAAAAGGTTGCTATGACTTATGAGCATTTCAAAGAATTGCAACTGATTCAAGATGAAGATATTGTTAGTTTCAAACAGGCAAAATCTGAATTAAGAAAGAGATTGGAAGAACTAAATGACACACTGAATCATAAACAATTCCTTGCTTCTATTGGCAATGCAGATGCCGACTATGATAAATGGTTAAAGGATTATCAACCGTTTAACTGGCTAGCAGAATTCTATCAAATTATTAATGGGAATAAGGGGTTTGATATTATTATTGGTAATCCGCCGTATGTAGAATACAGTAAAGTAAAAAAACAGTACAGCATTAATAATTATAAAACAGAATCTAGTGGAAACCTATATGGATTCATAATTGAAAGGTGTAATTCTATTATAGGACACAATGCATATTTCAGCATGATAGTTCCTATTAGTATGACATGTACTCAAAGAATGTCCATTGTCCAAAATATTCTATTATCAAAGAAGGTCTGGCTAAGCAATTATTCAGAAAGACCTAGTAAATTATTTACAGGTGCAGATGTCGCATTAACAATATTCATAGCATATAATAATGGCAAAGGATTATTTAATACTGGATTCACAAAGTGGAAGTCTGAATCACGTAATATTTTGTTCAAAAATGTCAATTATAATTTCGTCGATTTATGTCCACGTCCATACATCGAGCCCAAAATCTCTTGCAATATAGAAAATACCATATTAAAGAAGATTAATTACAAAATGGTTTTAGGTGAGAGCTTTATTAATTCTCAAACTGATTATTGTTTATATTATAGAATTGGAGGCGGAAGATATTGGAAGATTTTCACATCTTTTTCCCCTAAATTTATTTTAAACGAAACCAATTCTATTTCAAGCCGTGAAAATCATTTATACTTTAGTAACTATACAAAACTTAATGCAGCTATTGCAATTTTAAGTAGTTCTTTTTTCTATTGGTTTTTTATTTTAACAACGAATAGCCGTGACTTAAATCCATCAGATTTAAATAATTTTCCAATTTCTATTATAAAGGTAAATGATGAAATAATTGATAGCTTGAAATTTTTATCTGAAAAATTGATGAGTGATTATAAAATAAAATCTTCATTTAAAGATAAAACTTCAAAGAAAACAGGAAAAATAACATATCAAGAATTCTATCCAAGACTTTCTAAAAATATATTAGATAATATAGACATTAAATTAGCCCAGCACTACGGATTCACAGAAGAAGAATTAGACTATATAATTAATTACGATATTAAGTATCGTATGGGTGATGCATTAAATAATGAGGAGGAATAA